CGAGGCACGGACCGGCGAAGCCGGCGAGGTGGCGCTTGAGCTCGGACTGGACGTCGAGGCGCGTGCGGGCGTCGAGCGCGGACAGCGGCTCGTCGAGCAGCAGCAGGTCCGGCGCGCCCGCGAGCGCGCGCGCGAGCGCGACGCGCTGCGCCTGCCCGCCGGACAGGTCGCCCGGTCGTCGGGACGCCAGGTCGGTCAGGCCGAGCCGGTCGAGCCAGCCGCGCGCGACGTCGCGGGACCGCGCACGGCTCGCACCCCGCACGCGCGGGGAGAACGCGACGTTGTCGAGCACGCTGAGGTGCGGGAACAGCCGGTAGCTCTGGAACACGAACCCGACGGGCCGGTGCTCGGCCTCGACGAACGTGCCGCCGGTCGCGTCGTCGAGCACCCGTCCGTCGAGCCGGACCCGGCCCGCGGTGACGGGGACGAGCCCGGCGACCGCGCCGAGCAGCGTCGACTTGCCCGCACCGTTGGGCCCGAGCACGGCGACGACCTCGCCGGGCGCGACGCGCACGTCGACGTCGAGCGTGAACGCCCCGCGCGTGACCTGCGCGTCGACGACGAGCCCGTCCGGCGTCCCGACGAGCGTGCCCGCGCCCGCCGGGCTCACGACGACACCCCGGTGCGCAGCCAGCGGTCGCGCAGCGCGACGAGCACCCCGACGGACACGAGCAGCAGGACGAGGCTGAGCAGGATCGCGGCGTCCGGGTCGCGCTCGAGCGCCTGGTAGACGGCGATCGGCATGGTCTGCGTGCGACCGGGGAAGCTGCCCGCGAACGTGATGGTCGCGCCGAACTCGCCGAGCGCCCGCGCCCAGCAGAGCACCGCGCCGGCGACGAGCGACGGCCCGACGAGCGGGAGCGTGACGCGCCGGAACACCGTCATCCTCGTGGCACCGAGCGTCGCGGCGGCCTCCTCGAACCCGCGGTCCGCCGAGCGCAGCGCCCCCTCGACGGTCACGACGAGGAACGGCATCGCGACGAAGGTCTCGGCGATCACCACGGCGGCGGGCGTGAACGGCAAGGTGACGCCGAACCACTGGTCGAGGTACTGCCCGACGATCCCGCGCCGCCCGAACGCGAGCAGCAGCGCGACACCCCCGACGACGGGCGGCAGCACCAGCGGCAGCGTGACCAGCGCGCGCACGAGCCGCTGCCCGGGGAACTGCGTGCGCGCCAGCAGCCACGCGAGCGGCACGCCGACCACCAGGCTGATCGCCGTCGCGGTCAGCGAGGTCCACAGCGACAGCCGCAGCGCCGCCCCGGTCGCGGGCGCCCGCAGGACCTCCCCCGCGTCGCCCCAGGGCGCACGCGCGAGCAGCGCGACGAGCGGCACGACGAGGAACGCGATCCCGACGAGCGCGGGCACCAGCAGCGGCGCGGGCGCGGACCGCGGTCCGCCGCCGCTCGTCGTGCGGCGCGCCCGCTCCCGCGCGCTCATCGTCGTCGCCATGCCCACCCCCTCACGGTCGCCCGAAGCCGGCCGCCGCGAGCACGTCGGCTCCGGTGGGGGACAGCACCAGGTCGACGAACGCCGCGGCGAGCTCGGGGCGGGAGGAGGCGGTGAGCGTCGCGATCGGGTACTCGGTGGTCGCGTTCACGTCGGCCGGGACGACGACGCCCTCGACGTCCGCTCCCGCGGCGAGCACGTCGGTCACGTAGACGAGGCCCGCGTCGACCTCGCCGAGCCGGACCTTGCTCAGCACCGCTTTGACGTCCGGCTCGAGCGTGACCGGCGTGACGGTCGCACCGGAGCTGGCGAGGACCGCTGCCGCGGCCACCCCGCACGGCACCTCCGGCCGGCACAGCGCCACCTTCAGCGCGGGGTCCGCGAGGTCGGCGACGCGTGCGACGCCGCCCGGGTTGCCGGGAGGGACCGCGATCTGCACGGTGTTCGTCGCGAAGACGACCGGCTCGTCGGCGTCACCCGTCGCGACGACCTCGTCCATCGTGGTCGCACTCGCCGAGGCGAACACGTCCGCCGGGGCGCCGTCGGCGATCTGGGCCGCGAGCGCGGTGCTCCCCGCGAAGCCGAACGTCACGTCCACCCCGGGGTGCGCGGCCTCGAACCGCTCGCCGAGCGTCGTGAACGGCTCGGAGAGGGACGCCGCGGCGAGAACCGTCAGGTCACCCCGCAGCGTGGACGCCGTGCCGTCGAGCCCTCCCGCAAGGTCGTCGGCGGTCCCCGACCCGCACGCGACGAGCCCGAGGCCGACCGCCGCGACCACCAGCACCCGCCGCACGCGGCGCGCCGTCGTCACCGCGCCCGTCGTCACCGCGCTCGTCGTCACCGCGCTCGTCACCGCGAGCGCGGGATCTCGACGGACACGTTCGTCGCCTTCACCGCCGCGACCGCCAGCACGCCCGGCTCCAGGCCGAGCTCGTCGACGGCCTCGCGGCTGAGCAGCGACACGAACCGGTGCGGCCCGGCCTGGATCTCGACCTGCGCCATGACGGTGTCCTTCACGACGCGCGTGACGAGGCCCGTGAACCGGTTGCGGACGGATGCCGCGGAGAGCTCGCCCGGCGGCGGGGCGGCCTCACGCGCGAGCTCCTCGGCGAACCGCGCGAGCTCGGCACCGTCCACGGCGGCCCGCCCGGACGCGTCGGTCGTCGCCGTGAGCCGCCCGCCGTCCGCCCAGCGGCGCACGGTGTCGTCGCTGACGCCCAGCAGGTCCGCCGCCTCCCGGATCCGGTACGTCGGCACGTGGCCGTCCGGGCGTCCCGCTCGTGCCATCGACCCGCTCC
The sequence above is a segment of the Cellulomonas palmilytica genome. Coding sequences within it:
- the modA gene encoding molybdate ABC transporter substrate-binding protein, whose protein sequence is MTTSAVTTGAVTTARRVRRVLVVAAVGLGLVACGSGTADDLAGGLDGTASTLRGDLTVLAAASLSEPFTTLGERFEAAHPGVDVTFGFAGSTALAAQIADGAPADVFASASATTMDEVVATGDADEPVVFATNTVQIAVPPGNPGGVARVADLADPALKVALCRPEVPCGVAAAAVLASSGATVTPVTLEPDVKAVLSKVRLGEVDAGLVYVTDVLAAGADVEGVVVPADVNATTEYPIATLTASSRPELAAAFVDLVLSPTGADVLAAAGFGRP
- a CDS encoding ABC transporter permease codes for the protein MATTMSARERARRTTSGGGPRSAPAPLLVPALVGIAFLVVPLVALLARAPWGDAGEVLRAPATGAALRLSLWTSLTATAISLVVGVPLAWLLARTQFPGQRLVRALVTLPLVLPPVVGGVALLLAFGRRGIVGQYLDQWFGVTLPFTPAAVVIAETFVAMPFLVVTVEGALRSADRGFEEAAATLGATRMTVFRRVTLPLVGPSLVAGAVLCWARALGEFGATITFAGSFPGRTQTMPIAVYQALERDPDAAILLSLVLLLVSVGVLVALRDRWLRTGVSS
- a CDS encoding TOBE domain-containing protein gives rise to the protein MPTYRIREAADLLGVSDDTVRRWADGGRLTATTDASGRAAVDGAELARFAEELAREAAPPPGELSAASVRNRFTGLVTRVVKDTVMAQVEIQAGPHRFVSLLSREAVDELGLEPGVLAVAAVKATNVSVEIPRSR
- a CDS encoding ABC transporter ATP-binding protein, whose translation is MSPAGAGTLVGTPDGLVVDAQVTRGAFTLDVDVRVAPGEVVAVLGPNGAGKSTLLGAVAGLVPVTAGRVRLDGRVLDDATGGTFVEAEHRPVGFVFQSYRLFPHLSVLDNVAFSPRVRGASRARSRDVARGWLDRLGLTDLASRRPGDLSGGQAQRVALARALAGAPDLLLLDEPLSALDARTRLDVQSELKRHLAGFAGPCLVVTHDPLEALMLADRLLVLEGGRVVQAGTPAQVARRPATEYVARLVGLNLYAGVADGDAVRLDGGGTLVVPDHGERGPVLVALRPSAVVVSPHRPDVSSVRNTWPATVVGLTMLTDRVRLDLAGEPSALVDVTPAAVAELGIAPGDRVWLSAKATEIEVYAQPVRAGRSCPRGAPGPG